In the Plectropomus leopardus isolate mb chromosome 5, YSFRI_Pleo_2.0, whole genome shotgun sequence genome, one interval contains:
- the trarg1a gene encoding trafficking regulator of GLUT4 1 translates to MAINTDTDFLKSNLSEGGGGAQPADPHETEKLLALTTEPGGNGMKMSTSFTVNMDSDRGLEADQNGHSVAVRSGSAGQLGAAAPLSPSKASLSRSSTGNATVQETPKPRDYLILVIVSCFCPVWPVSIVALVYSIMSRNSLQVGDIDGARRLGRLARLLSIVAIVLGVVIIVVYCSVAAASH, encoded by the exons ATGGCCATCAACACGGACACCGACTTCCTCAAGTCCAATTTAAGTGAAGGTGGAGGAGGCGCTCAGCCCGCGGACCCCCACGAGACGGAGAAACTCCTGGCGCTGACCACCGAGCCCGGAGGAAATGGGATGAAGATGTCCACCTCCTTCACAGTCAACATGGACAGCGACAGGGGCTTGGAGGCCGACCAGAACGGCCACAGCGTGGCGGTGAGGTCGGGCTCCGCGGGGCAGCTGGGCGCCGCCGCCCCACTCTCCCCGTCCAAGGCCAGTCTGAGCCGCTCCTCCACCGGGAACGCTACGGTCCAGGAGACCCCGAAGCCCCGGGATTATCTCATCCTTGTCATCGTGTCCTGCTTCTGCCCCGTGTGGCCCGTCAGCATCGTCGCACTGGTGTACTCCATTATG TCCAGAAACAGTCTCCAGGTGGGAGACATTGATGGGGCCAGGAGGCTGGGTCGACTTGCTCGTCTGCTCAGTATCGTCGCCATCGTCCTGGGCGTTGTCATCATTGTAGTCTACTGCTCAGTTGCAG cCGCAAGCCATTGA
- the aipl1 gene encoding aryl-hydrocarbon-interacting protein-like 1 has protein sequence MTDMQDTMLLGMEGIKKTILHGGTGDIPKLITGAKVTFHFRTQLCDDDRTVIDDSKVVGTPMEIVIGNMFKLDIWETLLSSMRIGEVAEFWCDITHTGIYPLVSKSMRRIAEGKDPVDWHIHTCGMANMFAYHSLGYDDLDELMKEPKPLYFVLELLRVQQPSEYNRETWALSDGERLKVVPVLHGQGNKLYKQGHYQQATQKYKEAIICIKNVQTKEKAWEAPWLKLEKMANTLTLNYCQCLLRMEEYYEAIEHTSDIINQHPGVVKAFFLRGKAHMEVWNEAEARQDFSRVLDLEPGMKKAVKRELAVLNMRMEEKNQEDKNKYKGMF, from the exons atgacagatATGCAGGACACGATGTTGCTGGGTATGGAAGGAATCAAGAAAACCATCCTGCACGGAGGGACTGGAGATATCCCAAAACTCATCACCGGGGCAAAG GTAACGTTCCACTTCCGTACCCAGCTGTGTGACGATGACCGTACAGTGATAGATGACAGCAAAGTGGTAGGGACGCCTATGGAGATAGTGATCGGCAACATGTTTAAACTGGACATCTGGGAGACCCTGCTGTCCTCCATGAGGATCGGTGAGGTGGCTGAATTCTggtgtgacatcact CACACTGGCATCTACCCACTTGTGTCCAAGAGTATGAGGCGCATTGCAGAGGGCAAAGACCCAGTTGACTGGCACATCCATACATGTGGTATGGCCAACATGTTTGCCTACCACAGCCTTGGCTACGACGACCTGGACGAGCTGATGAAAGAACCAAAACCCCTCTACTTTGTCCTGGAACTGCTCAGA GTGCAGCAGCCCAGTGAGTACAACAGGGAGACATGGGCTTTGAGTGATGGGGAGAGGCTGAAGGTGGTCCCTGTGCTCCACGGCCAGGGGAACAAGCTCTACAAACAGGGACACTACCAACAggccacacaaaaatacaagGAGGCCATAATCTGCATAAAGAATGTTCAGACAAAG GAGAAAGCATGGGAGGCCCCATGGTTGAAGCTGGAAAAGATGGCCAACACCTTAACCCTTAACTACTGCCAGTGTCTACTGCGCATGGAAGAATACTACGAGGCTATCGAGCACACCAGCGACATTATTAACCAACACCCAG GCGTAGTGAAGGCCTTCTTCCTGCGAGGGAAGGCCCACATGGAAGTGTGGAACGAGGCAGAGGCTCGGCAGGACTTCAGCAGGGTGCTGGACCTGGAGCCCGGCATGAAAAAGGCTGTCAAGAGGGAGCTGGCCGTGCTCAACATGCGCATGGAGGAGAAGAACCAGGAGGACAAGAACAAATACAAGGGCATGTTTTGA